From a single Clostridium isatidis genomic region:
- a CDS encoding BMP family lipoprotein produces the protein MKKRAIALALSALMITGLVGCGNTSTKEGSENADLKVGMVTDAGTIDDKSFNQGTWEGILRAGEEFGVETSYLKPAGTTEADYSKEITNLYDTGYKFIVTPGFKFETAIYNAQKKYEDAKFVIIDGAPHSGDNNYDLSDNTIAIFFAEEQAGFLAGVAAAAELKEGDLGFIGGMEIPAVQKFNWGFQQGVAYANENLGTKMTIKAENVVYQGSFDNSAAGQQLAATMYDNGVKAIFAAAGGVGVGAINEAKQRVQKGQEVWMIGVDVDQYADGIYDEAAKKSVILTSAMKKIDIATFDMIKDELNEEFKGGQILRFDASNDGVGLPEENPNLSEDTVSKVKEVFEKIKSGDIKVSAEQGNLIK, from the coding sequence ATGAAGAAAAGAGCAATAGCTTTAGCACTATCAGCACTAATGATTACTGGGCTAGTAGGATGTGGAAATACTTCTACTAAAGAAGGTTCAGAAAACGCAGATCTTAAAGTAGGAATGGTTACTGATGCAGGAACTATCGATGATAAATCTTTTAACCAAGGAACTTGGGAAGGTATTTTAAGAGCTGGAGAAGAATTTGGAGTTGAAACAAGTTACTTAAAACCAGCAGGTACTACTGAAGCAGACTATTCAAAAGAAATCACAAATCTTTATGATACAGGATATAAGTTTATAGTTACTCCTGGATTTAAGTTTGAAACTGCTATATATAATGCTCAAAAGAAATATGAAGATGCTAAGTTTGTAATTATTGATGGAGCTCCTCATAGCGGAGATAATAATTATGATTTATCAGACAACACAATTGCTATCTTCTTTGCTGAAGAACAAGCTGGTTTCTTAGCAGGAGTTGCAGCAGCAGCAGAATTAAAAGAGGGAGACTTAGGATTTATAGGTGGTATGGAAATACCAGCAGTTCAAAAGTTCAACTGGGGCTTCCAACAAGGGGTAGCTTATGCTAATGAAAATTTAGGAACAAAGATGACTATTAAAGCTGAAAATGTAGTATATCAAGGATCATTTGATAACTCAGCAGCAGGACAACAACTAGCAGCAACTATGTATGACAATGGAGTAAAAGCTATATTTGCAGCAGCAGGTGGAGTTGGTGTTGGAGCTATAAATGAAGCTAAACAAAGAGTTCAAAAGGGTCAAGAAGTTTGGATGATTGGTGTTGACGTTGACCAATATGCAGATGGTATTTATGATGAAGCTGCAAAAAAATCAGTAATATTAACTTCTGCCATGAAGAAGATTGATATTGCTACTTTTGATATGATTAAAGATGAATTAAATGAAGAATTCAAAGGTGGTCAAATATTAAGATTTGATGCATCAAATGATGGTGTTGGTCTTCCAGAAGAAAATCCAAACTTATCAGAAGATACAGTTTCAAAGGTTAAAGAAGTATTTGAAAAGATTAAGAGTGGAGATATTAAAGTAAGTGCTGAACAAGGTAATTTAATAAAGTAG
- a CDS encoding DUF554 domain-containing protein, protein MFGTIINSLVIIIGSIIGLIIKGRISDKIRANIMNGLGLCTLYIGISGALEGENTLIMIISIALGALIGELIDIDSKLNNLGKTIEKKVNKGNNSISISEGFVTATLLFCVGAMAIVGALESGLNNDNSTLYAKSILDGVSSIIFSSSLGIGVMLSSISVFIYQGIIAFGATLLSRILSDAAINNMTAVGSLLIVGLAFNILNITKIKISNLLPAMLIAVTLSLL, encoded by the coding sequence ATGTTTGGTACAATAATAAATTCCTTAGTTATTATTATAGGATCAATTATAGGGCTAATAATAAAGGGCAGAATAAGTGATAAAATAAGAGCAAATATAATGAATGGTTTAGGTTTGTGTACTCTATATATTGGTATATCAGGGGCATTAGAAGGTGAAAATACATTAATAATGATAATTTCCATTGCATTAGGAGCATTAATAGGAGAGTTAATTGATATTGATAGTAAACTTAATAATTTAGGAAAAACTATTGAAAAGAAAGTCAATAAAGGCAACAATAGTATTTCAATTTCAGAGGGCTTTGTAACTGCGACTTTATTATTTTGCGTTGGAGCTATGGCTATTGTTGGTGCATTAGAAAGTGGATTGAATAATGACAATAGCACTCTTTATGCAAAATCAATTTTAGATGGAGTTAGTTCAATTATTTTTTCTTCAAGTTTAGGGATTGGAGTTATGTTATCTTCAATAAGTGTTTTTATTTATCAGGGAATAATAGCTTTTGGAGCAACTTTATTGTCTAGAATATTAAGTGATGCTGCTATCAATAATATGACAGCTGTTGGAAGTTTACTTATTGTAGGTTTAGCTTTTAATATTCTTAACATAACTAAAATTAAAATCTCTAATTTACTGCCAGCTATGTTGATAGCAGTTACTTTAAGTTTGTTATAA
- a CDS encoding DUF5685 family protein: MFGYVTPLKSELKIKDYVKFRSYYCGLCMSFKKNIGNLPRLTLNYDMAFLAVLLDSISEKEASIEIKRCLPHPLEKKPIIVNNDAIDYAAAMNLSLYYFKVKDDVQDDNKLKSKIIEKILNPYEKKINKSLRKISSIIEKNLNELANFEKNKNFSNIDEISHPFSNIVGNILKEYPYPLIDDSEILRNNLYNLGYTLGKWIYLIDAVDDLKNDIENNKFNPINFLFNKDNKSYEDLLTSIKDRLEFTILNCAYNSNEMLLKLPLKRNIDILKNILELGMMDKYIMVTSKPCENKGRKNNESI, encoded by the coding sequence TTGTTTGGATATGTAACTCCATTAAAAAGTGAACTAAAAATAAAAGATTATGTAAAATTCAGAAGTTATTACTGTGGATTATGTATGAGTTTTAAAAAAAATATAGGTAATTTACCTAGGTTAACATTAAATTATGATATGGCTTTTCTTGCAGTATTACTTGATTCAATATCAGAAAAAGAAGCTTCAATTGAAATAAAGCGCTGTCTTCCACATCCCTTGGAAAAGAAGCCTATAATCGTAAATAATGATGCAATAGATTATGCAGCTGCAATGAATCTTTCTCTTTATTACTTTAAAGTTAAAGATGATGTTCAAGATGACAATAAATTAAAAAGTAAAATAATAGAAAAAATTTTAAATCCCTATGAAAAAAAAATAAATAAATCACTCAGAAAGATATCTAGCATAATAGAAAAAAATTTAAATGAATTAGCAAACTTTGAAAAAAATAAAAATTTTTCTAATATAGATGAAATCTCACATCCTTTTAGTAATATTGTTGGAAATATATTAAAGGAATATCCCTATCCTCTTATAGATGATAGTGAGATTTTGAGGAATAATCTTTATAACCTTGGATACACTCTTGGTAAATGGATATACCTTATAGATGCTGTAGACGATTTAAAAAATGATATAGAAAATAATAAATTCAATCCAATTAACTTTTTATTCAATAAAGATAATAAATCTTATGAAGATTTACTTACTTCAATAAAAGATAGATTAGAATTTACAATTTTAAATTGTGCATATAATTCTAATGAAATGCTATTAAAACTTCCACTAAAGAGAAATATAGATATATTAAAAAATATCTTAGAACTAGGAATGATGGATAAATATATTATGGTGACAAGTAAACCATGCGAAAATAAAGGGAGGAAAAATAATGAATCCATATGA
- a CDS encoding J domain-containing protein, whose amino-acid sequence MNPYEVLGLKPGASQEEIKAAYKKLIKQYHPDQYGDNPLRNLAEEKMREINAAYDQLTKNSGNSSHSYNNYNSNNYSNYSSNNNNYDFNEIRRYMQMGNYAAAEAKLNSISNRNAEWNFLYGVLLTNMGRFDQGLNYIQTAVNMEPNNFEYRQTLNSLYQRTRSYSNNYYRTTGINNSDACDMCINLWCLDSICECMGGDLISCC is encoded by the coding sequence ATGAATCCATATGAAGTATTAGGTCTTAAACCTGGAGCAAGTCAAGAAGAAATAAAGGCCGCTTATAAAAAATTAATTAAACAATATCATCCAGATCAATATGGTGATAATCCTTTAAGAAATCTAGCTGAAGAAAAAATGAGAGAAATAAATGCTGCCTATGATCAATTAACTAAAAATTCAGGAAACAGTTCTCATAGTTATAATAATTATAACTCTAATAACTATAGTAATTATAGCAGCAATAATAACAACTATGATTTCAATGAAATAAGAAGATATATGCAAATGGGCAATTATGCTGCAGCCGAAGCAAAATTAAATAGTATCTCTAATAGGAATGCAGAATGGAATTTTTTATATGGTGTTTTATTGACTAACATGGGTAGATTTGATCAAGGTCTTAATTACATTCAAACAGCAGTTAATATGGAACCAAATAATTTTGAATATAGACAGACTTTAAATTCTTTATATCAAAGAACTAGAAGTTATTCAAATAACTATTATAGAACTACAGGAATAAATAATTCTGATGCTTGTGATATGTGTATAAATCTTTGGTGCTTAGATTCTATATGTGAATGTATGGGTGGAGACCTAATAAGCTGCTGCTAA